GTGCCTGCGATGTCACCAAGGGTACTTTGGGCCGCGAGCATAGCGGCCGAGGACAAGAGGAGTAGACAGGAGAAGACCTTGGTGCCAGACAATGGGCGCATCGCATCCTCCGGGCTCAGCCAGATGGCAGCCGCGCCCTTTCACAGAGTTTTAACTGCGGGTTCCTTGCTTATAAAAATGAAATCAGATTTTGTCAATAGATAATTTACAAACCCTACACGTCTTGCTTTCCTTAAAAATTCCCCAGCAAATTCCGAAATTGTTTGGTTTGCATCAAGATCAGTGCTTTTCGGCGGTCTGAAAATTTCTTGGATTGTATACAGGTTGCGTGCAATAATTCGCTCGTGACGGAAGCCATACGAATCTACAGCGAGATGCGCAACGACATCATCAGTTGCGATCTGGAGCCGGGGGCTTCGGTATCGGAGGCGGAGCTATGCACCCGCTACGACGCCAGCCGCACGCCGGTGCGCGAGGCCTGCCGGCGATTGCAGGAAGAGGGCCTGCTTCAGATTGTTCCCTTCCGGGGATACACTATCTCGCCGCTTACGATCGATGAGTATCGCAGCCTGAATGAGATGCAGCTTGTACTCGATCCGGCTGCTGCCGCCATGGCCGCGGAACGCGCCACCGATGAGCAGATCGCGATGATTGAGCGCTGGGCCAACTACGTTTACCACGCCGGCGAGAAGAAGAGTTACGAGACCTTTCTGGAGTGGAACCGCAACTTCCATATCGAGATTGCACAGGCAACCGGCAACGACATCATGGTCGAGATGACGGTGAACCTGCAGACCCGCTTGATTCGTTACTTCTACCTGGTGATCTCCATGGCAAGTTATGGCAAGGAGCTGGTGAACGAGCACCAGGCGATGGTGCGCGCCATCCGCGCACGTAAGCCGGAGCAGGCGCGCGACCGGGCAACCGAGCACGTTATCCGTACGATGGAGAGAACATCGCTGATCCGCATTCCGCAGGGAGGTTTCCGCGGCGATCCGCGAAAGGATATACAGCCCGTCCGCAGCCGGACATGATGTACGTTCCGGTAGTGCGGGCATATGATTCCTTCCAAATGGAGCAGTACCTTTGCGAGTAGCGATCGATAGTGGCGGCACCTTTACCGACTGCGTGTATCTGGTAGACGGCGAAGTTCGGGTCCTGAAGTTGTTTTCGACTCCGGCCGATCCCGGCCGTGCGGTGCTGGATGCGGTGAAGCAGGTAGCAGAAAGCTCTGCGGTTCCGGAGGTGCGTCACGGCACCACCGTCGGAACCAATGCCATGCTGGAGCGTAAAGGCGCGCGGGTCGCGTTCGTTACCACCGCTGGTTTTGAAGACACCATCGCAATCGGCCGCCAGGCGCGCACCAGCCTCTACGACTGGTTTCGGTCGCCGCTACCTCCTGTCGTTCCGAAAGAGCTTCGCTTTGGCGTGGACGAGCGCGTTACCGCTGAGGGCCTTGTTCTGCGCACTCCATCGGAAGAATCGCTGCGGCAACTGGCAGCAGCAATTCAAGACAGCGGAGCGGAAGCCATCGCCGTCTCCCTGCTCTTCTCTTTTGCCAACCCTGCAAACGAGAAATTGGTCGCCGAGGCACTGCAGCCACTGGGGCTGCCAATCTCGATCTCTCATCGGATTCTGCCCGAGTTCCGCGAATATGAGCGCGGCAGCACAGTCGTCACCAACGCCTATCTGGCGCCAAAGGTAAGCACCTATCTTCACCGTCTGGGAACGGAGATCGAAGCTGCATATACCGGCGGCAGTGTTCAGGTGATGCAGTCTTCGGGCGGCATCATCGCCGCATCGATCGCTGCCGAGGAGCCGGTGCGTACAGTGCTCTCCGGCCCGGCAGGCGGCGTGATGGGAGCCTACCGGCTGGCGCGGCTGGCAGGGTTCGATAAGATCATTGGCTTTGACATGGGTGGAACATCCACGGACGTCTCGCTGATTGATGCCGCGGAAGGCGGGCCGCGCACCACCAGCGATGCTGTCGTCTCAGAGATGCCGGTGAGCGTGCCTATGCTCGACATCCATACCGTGGGCGCAGGCGGTGGCTCTATCGCACGCTTCGATGCGGGCGGAGCCTTGCATGTCGGGCCGGAGTCCGCGGGCTCCGTTCCAGGCCCGATCTGCTACGGACGCGGAACATTGCCGACCGTTACCGATGCCAACGTCACGCTGGGACGGCTTGATCCCGATCTCTTTCTCGGCGGCAAGGTCCGGCTGGACGACACGCGCACGTTGCAGTTGATGGAGGAGGCGCGCGGTTCCCTTGGCAGTGTCGAGCAGTTTGCCGCAGGCATCGTATTGCTGGCCGAAACAGCAATGGAAAAGGCGATCCGTGTCATCTCGATTGAACGCGGCTACGATCCGCGCGAGTTCACGCTGGTGAGCTTTGGCGGCGCCGGTCCGCTGCATGCCTGTTCGATGGCGCGTTCGCTGCAGATTCCGCGCGTCCTGGTGCCTCGGCTTCCGGGGGCACTGTCTGCGCTGGGAATTCTTCTTGCCGATACCGTCCGCGACTACAGCCGGACCGTCATGCTGCCTGCATCCGATGCGGAAACACTTGCAGCCCAGCTACAGGAACTCGAAACGCGAGCTATCGAAGAGCTGCAACGACAAGGGCTATCCGGCGAGGCCGAACACTCTGTCGAGCGGTCTATAGATCTGCGCTACGTCGGTCAGGGATATGAGCTGAATGTCCCCTACGGAGCGAACTACATGGGCGAGTTCCATTCTCTCCATCGCAAACGCTATGGATATGCCAGCGCGGAAACTCCAGTGGAAGTGGTGAATGTGCGCGTCCGTGTCACGGTCCCCACCGCTCCGGTGGAGCTTCCGAAGTCAGAGCTGATTGCAGGCGATGGATCCCAGGCGGTACGAAAGACACGTCCGATCTACTTTGATGGAGCTTGGAGAGAAAGCAAGGTCTACCAACGTGAACAGCTCAGATCGGGCGATCGATTCGCTGGCCCTGCCCTGATTGCGGAGTATAGCTCCACCACCGTGGTTCTACCTGACTGCATCGCCGAGGTCGATGCTTTTGGCAACTTAGTCATCGAGGTGTACGTCGCATGAGCACGGTGCAACTATCAGAGCCCCAGGGAATGGCGACGGCTATCGATCCGATTGAGCTTGCAGTCTTCAAAAGCGCGACACACTCTATCGCTGAGGAGATGGGCGCCGCGCTGCGCCGCACCTCCTTCTCGCCGAATATCAAAGAGCGCCGTGACTACTCCTGCGCGGTCTTCGATAGCATGGGCCAGGTCATCGCCATGGGCGACCATATGCCCGTCCATCTGGGATCGATGCCTATGTCTGTCAAAGCAGTGATGGAGAGCATGACGCTTCGTCCCGGCGATATCGCCATGCTGAACGATCCATATGCGGGCGGAACCCACCTGCCGGATATCACGATGGTGCTGGGCGTCTTCGCCGCAGCCGATGCGGAGTCACCGGTGATGTATGTCGCCGTGCGAGCACACCATGCCGATGTAGGCGGGCTGTATCCCGGCTCCATGGGCCTTTGCCGCGAGATCTATCAGGAAGGTTTGCGCATCCCTCCAGTGCGCATTGTGGAAGGCGGCGAGATCAACGGCGCAATCCTGCAGCTTGTGCTGCATAACGTACGTACTCCCGAAGAACGCGAAGGCGATCTGCTCTCGCAGATTGGTGCCTGCCGCGTTGGTGAACTGCGTCTGCAGGAGCTGATCGCGAAACACGGCGCTGAACGTCTTCGGCGTCTCACCGTCGCGTTGCTCGATTATTCCGAGCGCCTGATGCGAGCGCAGTTCGCGCAGTGCGCGAGCGGCAGCTATACCGCCGAAGACTTCATGGACAGCGATGGCTTCGATGAGACCCCGCTGCCTATCCGCGTCACCATCACGCTGGACAGCGAAGCACAGGCTGCGAAGGTCAGCTTCAAAGACTGCCATCCGCAGGTGAAGAGCAGCATCAACGCCGTCTACGCCATCACCTATTCGGCCGTGTATTACGTGCTGCGCTGCCTGCTGCCGGAAGATGCTCCTGCAACCGCAGGCCTGATGCGCCCGGTCATCGTCGAGACAGAGCGAGGCAGCATTGTCGATGCAGTGCTTCCCGCACCTGTAGCCGGCGGCAACGTCGAGACCTCGCAGCGCATTGTGGATGTGCTGCTGCGCGCACTCGCAAAGGCAATGCCCGACCGCATTCCCGCCGCCAGTTCCGGAACGATGAACAACCTCACCATCGGTGGCGTGGATCATCGAACAGGCAAGCCCTTCGCTTACTACGAGACTATCGCCGGAGGCATGGGTGCACGACCCACGGCAGATGGCATCTCCGGCATTCATACCCACATGACCAACTCGCTGAATACGCCGGTCGAAGCGCTGGAATATGCCTACCCCTTCCGCGTCATCCAGTACGGCTATCGCGACAACTCCGGCGGTGAAGGACAGTATCGCGGCGGCGACGGCATCGTGCGCGAGATCGAACTGCTTTCGCCCAGCACCATTACGCTGCTGACCGAGCGGCGCAAATTCGCACCGTACGGTCTGCAGGGAGGCGCGGATGGAGAGCGAGGAATCTCTTATCTGCGGAGCGGAGAGACAGAAGAGGAGCTGCCGGCCAAGTGCAGCATTCAGGCGAGGGCCGGCGACCGCATCCGTGTGGAGACACCCGGCGGAGGCGGCTGGGGGGAAGCGATAGTGGAAACCCCGCGTATCGAACATATCGCGCGAGAGTATTCGCCCGAGTGAATTGGGTGGGAGCCGTGGGCTTCAGCCCACGGTCTATCGATCCGACAAAAGGAATGGGCTTTAGCCCTGGGCCTTTCCCTGAATGGGATAAGAGGCCCAGGGCTAAAGCCCATTTACTTTTTATCCTTTATCAGCGGGCTGAAGCCCGCTGCTCCCACCAGTTTCAGCATGGCGTAGTGAAGAAACAACAACAAACTGAACATCCCAAGCCAACACTTCGCTAGAGCATTTTCCCTGTGGGTGTAGTGTAGGGCATCCGCATCTATGGGCGTTTTGCGCAAAGAAAATGCCGCTGCACGTCCCTTTCCGGATACCCGGCAACAGGGAAAACGCACTAGACTAGCGAACACTATGAAGAAAGACGCAACCCGCGCTGTCCAACGCGGAGCACAACATCGTAAGTCCGTCGCGCGTACTGAACTCGGTCATTGGGACGCCGCACAGCGCACCGCCGATCCTCGCAAACTGCTGGCGAAAGCGACGCGCGGACGCGTCGCTGCCTTGATCCCGCTCAAGAACGAACGCATGGCTGCCTCCGCCTTTGCCTTCTTCCGCGGAGCCGCACCGATCATGGCCTTCGATCTCTCGCTTGCGCCGCACACCCCCATCATCTGCCAGCTCTGTGGCGACGCTCACGTGCAGAATCTCGGCGCGTATGAGGGCGACGATGGACGACTTATCTTCGATATCAACGACTTCGACGAGACCATCCGCGGGCCCTTCGAATGGGATATCAAGCGCATGACCACCAGCATTCTGCTCGCGGGAGACGATGCCGGAGTCCACAAGACCGGATGCCATGGCGCCGCCGACATCTTTCTGGCCAGCTATTGCAGCCTGATGGAACAGCTTGCCCGTCTGCCGGTGCTGGAGGCTGCACGTTTCCAGGTGCATCGGCTACATGCGGTATCGTCCATCTCTGAGATTCTGCGCAAGGCCGAGCGCTCCACACCCCTGCACACCCGCGAGCACCTGACCGAAGAAACAGCGCGCGGCCGCGTCTTTCGCAACCTGCCGCCGGTATTGCATCGCGTCAAAGGAGAGCGGAAACGCGTTGTGCTCGCCTCGCTACGCCGGTATCGCGAATCGCTGCAGCCGGAGCGCCAGCACTTCCTTGCCCGCTACAAACCGCTCGACGTTGCCTTCAAGGTCGTTGGCACCGGCTCCGTTGGCATGCGCGACTACGTGGTCTACATGGAAGGCAACGGAGCCGACGACCCGCTCTTTCTGCAGATCAAGGAAGAAACCAGTTCCGTCTACTCCCCTTACCTGAGCGCCAACGTTATCAAGACGCCCAACCATGGGCAACGCGTTGTCAACGGACACCGCGCCATGCAACTGCAGAGTGACCCGATGCTTGGGTATACGCGCTTCGAAGGCCGCGATTATCTTGTCCGCCAACTCAACGATCACAAGGCCACGCTCGATGTCACGCATCTGGATGAAGCCGGCTTGCAGCAGTACGCCGAGGTCTGCGGAGAGCTACTCGCTCGCGGACACGCTCGTTCGGGCGATCCCGGGCTGATTCAGGGATACATCGGCAAAGGCAGGCGCTTCCGCGAAGCCATGCTGGAGTTTGCACATGCCTACGCCACGCAGAGCAGGGACGACTGGGAGAAGTTCAGGGCAGGTTTGGCGTAGCTCGCCTCATAGCAGTACCATGCTGTCGCCATCGCGAGATGCGGAGAAACATATGGGGATTTTTGACGATCTACTGGAAGCAGCCAAGCGCGGAGATGACGGCGAGGTTAGAAAGATCGTCACCCAGCACCCGGGGCTTGTGCACCAGCGAGACGAACGCGGAGCCACCGTTCTGCACCACGCCGCATTTGGCGGCCATCGCGCGATTGCGGAGTTTCTAATCCAGCAGGGAGCAGAGATCAACACCCGCGACGGCGAGTTCGGCGCCACACCGGCAGGCTGGGCCATCGAATATCTTCGCGAGATGGGCGGCTTCCTCGCCGTCGAGCTGGACGATCTCGCCTTCGCCATCGAGAGAGGTGATGCGATATGGGTCGCACGCCTTCTCAGACGATTCCCGGCGCTTCGTCGGGCCAACAATTCAGATGGAACGCCGTTCTCGCAGTTGGCTGAACAGACGGGAGATCCGCAGATAACACGATTGTTTCGGGCGGCCGAACACGCAGGTGAGTGAATGGTCTTTTAGTGTGTTGCATCTGATGTTCTCGCGCTAAAGGATGAAGTGCATTCGTCATTCGAAGCTTTGAAAAGCGGGTTCCTTCACGAATCACCCCAGCGAACAAGTTCGCTGGGGACCCCGAACGGTTCAGGATGACAACATTCTGCTAGGAAGCTCAGATTCCGGACACGAATGGCGGACGCTATGATGCTGACAGTGGCTCCCACGTCAGATATACAAACCAGGCTCCGGATTCGCAGATCCTCCATCCTGCGCCTTGTTCGATGGCTTGGTCTCGGCATCGCAGCTCTCTGGTTGCTTGCGGCGTTATCGCTCGTAGCTCTGAGATGGATCGACCCACCCACCACGGCGGTCCATATGCAGCGCCGTATCCAGTCGTGGACGCAAAGCGGCGCCTATAACAAGCGCTATAGGTTCATTCCACTTAACCAGATCTCGCCCGACCTGCAGCATGCCGTGGTGGCTGCGGAGGATGCACGCTTTTACCAGCATCATGGCTTTGATTGGAGCGAGATCCAGAAAGCAGCCAGAGAGGACATGGAGGGCGAGCGCACGCGCGGAGCCTCCACGATTACGCAACAACTGGTGAAGAACCTCTTCTTCGGAACGGGCCGCTCTGTCATCCGCAAGGTAGCTGAGGCAACGCTGGTGCCGGTGGCGGAGCTGGCGCTTGGGAAGCAGCGCATTCTGGAGCTCTATCTCAACGTGGTGGAATGGGGCCCGGGATTCTACGGCGCAGACGCTGCCTGCCGCACCGACTATCGAACCTCAGCGCGCGGCATTAGCCGGGCGCAGGCGGCGCGGCTGGCTGCGATTCTTCCTGCTCCATTGAAGCGGAGGCCCGAACGCATGAACAGCTACAGCGGAATCATCCTGAAGCGAATGGCGCAGATGGGCTGGTAGAGCATTTCTCCTGTAGATGTAGTGTAGGGTTTCCGCATCCATGAGCGTTTTCGCAATGAAAACGCCGCTGAACGCCCCTTGCGGGATACCCGGCAACAGGAGAAATGCTCTCTAGCTCTGCTCTCTGATCGCAAACATCAGGCCGTCTTGTGCGTGGAGAGGAAGATCTGAAAACAGGTTGCCGTTCCCTGGGCGCCGAAGTGGCTTCGGAAGGTAAGCGTGCCATCATGTTTTTCGACGATGCCGCGACTGATCCACAGGCCCAGACCGGTGCCCTTGGTTGACTTGGTGGTGTAGAAGGGTTCGAAGAGACGCCGTGCATCTTCCGGCCGTATGCCACAACCGCTGTCCGTAATACTGACCACGATTCCCGGCAGGTATTCTCCGCGCCGGATGGCATTCCTCACCCGGATGCGGAGACGCCCTCCCTGGGGCATGGCCTGGATCGCGTTGGCAACCAGATTCATGAAGACCTGTTTGAGCTCACCCGGGAATCCGTGCACCTCGCCCGTGACCTTGTATTGCGTCTCCAGCCGGATATTATTCGAGACCAGGTTGGCGTGCTGCAATTCGAGAACATCTTTCAGCAGATCGCTGAGATGTAACGGTACTGCGATCTGTGACTCGCGATAGAAGCTGAGCGTCTGTTTCGTGATGTGCGAGACACGCGCCAGTTCCTGCTCGGCCAGCTGTGCGTAGTAGCGGGCTTCGGTATCAAGCGAAGGATGGTTCTGTAGCAGGAAGAAGGCATTGGTAATGGCCGCGAGGGGGTTATTGATCTCATGAGCGACAATGCCGGCAAGTTTGCCCATGGCGGCCAGGCGGTCGTTACGACGCAACGCCTCTTCCGCCCGAAGTTGCGCGGTGATATCGCGATTGATCTCGAGCACCATCCCACCGCTTACTGTCAGCGCCTGACGACAGGCGACAACGACCTCACGCCCATCCTTACAGCGGTGCACCAGATCGCCATCCCAGCGACTATCTGCCCTGAGCGTTTCTCGCATGTGATCAAGACTCACGGGCCATCTGGTGGCAAGAAGGACATGGGCGTTCTGCCCAATGGCTTCTTCACGGCTCCAGCCGTAGAGAGCCTCAGCACCTGAGTTCCAGAAATGGATGCGACCCGACCAGTCGCGCACCATAATGGCCTCGGTGGCCAGCTCCAGCAGCTCCGCTCGTTCCCGGAGTATCTCTTCCATGCGCTTCTGTTCGGTGATGTCGAAGAATGCGCCCACGGCGCCACGAACCTGCCCGGCTTCATCGAAGACAGGAGAGGCGCTCGCCAGAAGTGATTTCGCGAGACCACCATTGCGGCGCAGCTCCAGTTCCGTAAGGCCGGTGGGCTGCATGGTGCGCAGCGATGTTTGCACCGGCATCTCCTCCGCATCCAGTCGCCTGCCGTGCTGGTAGGCGATGTAGCCCGCGGCTGCAAAGGACTGATCGATCGGCTTGTCGGTACTACCCAGGTTGAGAATCTCACGCAAGGCCGCATTGGTAGTGATCTCGTTGCCCTCAGGGCTTTGGGCTACGGCAACACCGACCGGCAGAACCTTCATGATGGATTCCAGCTCGGCGACACGTTCCTGAAGCTGCGCATTGAGAACCCGTAACGCCTGGCTGCGTTCGGCAACGCGCGCCTCCAGCTCGCGGTTCAACTGCTGCAGCTGGCGCGTGGTGCGGTGCAGTTCGGCGAAGACGCTGACCTTTGCCCGCAGAACATCGGGAACCACCGGCACCGAGATGTAGTCCACGGCGCCGCTCTGGTAGGCGCGGATGCGATCGACATCGGTGAGGTGTACGGCGGAGACGAAGATGATGGGCGTCATCTGGAACCGCGGATGCTGGCGCATCATATCGGCCAGTTCGAAGCCGTCCATCTCGGGCATGCTGACGTCCAGAAGCACCACGGCCACGTCGAGCTTCAGCAGGCAGTCCAGGGCCTCGCGCGCAGACGTTGCTTTGACCAGATTCTCTCCCAGATCGCGCAGGACGACCTCATAGCTGAGCAGCTTTCCGGGCTGGTCATCCACCATCAGAATGGTGACCGGCGGCTTTCCTGTCTGCGGCTGAACCTGCACTTGGCCCTCTGCCGGAAGCGGTACGTCCGGGATAGTTTTTGGAGCGTCGATTTGAGCTGCCACGTTCATATCAGCGATGAAGCCACGTTCTTAGTCCGGAAAGCAGCTGGTCAGTATTGACCGGCTTTGCCATGTAATCAGAGGCTCCGGCCTCGAGGCACTTCTCGCGATCTCCCTTCATTGCCTTGGCGGTCAGAGCGATGATTGGCAGCCGGTGGAACTCAGGATTCTGCCGGATGACCTGCATGGTCTCATAACCATCCATCTCCGGCATCATGATATCCATCAGCACGATGGATATGTCAGGTGTTTTTGCAAGTGTTTCGATGGCCTCGCGTCCTGTTCCGGCGGTGAGCACCACCATACCGCGCCGCTCCAGCACGCTGCTGAGCGCGAAGATATTCCGGACGTCGTCGTCCA
This genomic window from Terriglobus albidus contains:
- a CDS encoding hydantoinase/oxoprolinase family protein codes for the protein MRVAIDSGGTFTDCVYLVDGEVRVLKLFSTPADPGRAVLDAVKQVAESSAVPEVRHGTTVGTNAMLERKGARVAFVTTAGFEDTIAIGRQARTSLYDWFRSPLPPVVPKELRFGVDERVTAEGLVLRTPSEESLRQLAAAIQDSGAEAIAVSLLFSFANPANEKLVAEALQPLGLPISISHRILPEFREYERGSTVVTNAYLAPKVSTYLHRLGTEIEAAYTGGSVQVMQSSGGIIAASIAAEEPVRTVLSGPAGGVMGAYRLARLAGFDKIIGFDMGGTSTDVSLIDAAEGGPRTTSDAVVSEMPVSVPMLDIHTVGAGGGSIARFDAGGALHVGPESAGSVPGPICYGRGTLPTVTDANVTLGRLDPDLFLGGKVRLDDTRTLQLMEEARGSLGSVEQFAAGIVLLAETAMEKAIRVISIERGYDPREFTLVSFGGAGPLHACSMARSLQIPRVLVPRLPGALSALGILLADTVRDYSRTVMLPASDAETLAAQLQELETRAIEELQRQGLSGEAEHSVERSIDLRYVGQGYELNVPYGANYMGEFHSLHRKRYGYASAETPVEVVNVRVRVTVPTAPVELPKSELIAGDGSQAVRKTRPIYFDGAWRESKVYQREQLRSGDRFAGPALIAEYSSTTVVLPDCIAEVDAFGNLVIEVYVA
- a CDS encoding hydantoinase B/oxoprolinase family protein, with the translated sequence MSTVQLSEPQGMATAIDPIELAVFKSATHSIAEEMGAALRRTSFSPNIKERRDYSCAVFDSMGQVIAMGDHMPVHLGSMPMSVKAVMESMTLRPGDIAMLNDPYAGGTHLPDITMVLGVFAAADAESPVMYVAVRAHHADVGGLYPGSMGLCREIYQEGLRIPPVRIVEGGEINGAILQLVLHNVRTPEEREGDLLSQIGACRVGELRLQELIAKHGAERLRRLTVALLDYSERLMRAQFAQCASGSYTAEDFMDSDGFDETPLPIRVTITLDSEAQAAKVSFKDCHPQVKSSINAVYAITYSAVYYVLRCLLPEDAPATAGLMRPVIVETERGSIVDAVLPAPVAGGNVETSQRIVDVLLRALAKAMPDRIPAASSGTMNNLTIGGVDHRTGKPFAYYETIAGGMGARPTADGISGIHTHMTNSLNTPVEALEYAYPFRVIQYGYRDNSGGEGQYRGGDGIVREIELLSPSTITLLTERRKFAPYGLQGGADGERGISYLRSGETEEELPAKCSIQARAGDRIRVETPGGGGWGEAIVETPRIEHIAREYSPE
- a CDS encoding GntR family transcriptional regulator, giving the protein MTEAIRIYSEMRNDIISCDLEPGASVSEAELCTRYDASRTPVREACRRLQEEGLLQIVPFRGYTISPLTIDEYRSLNEMQLVLDPAAAAMAAERATDEQIAMIERWANYVYHAGEKKSYETFLEWNRNFHIEIAQATGNDIMVEMTVNLQTRLIRYFYLVISMASYGKELVNEHQAMVRAIRARKPEQARDRATEHVIRTMERTSLIRIPQGGFRGDPRKDIQPVRSRT
- a CDS encoding ankyrin repeat domain-containing protein produces the protein MGIFDDLLEAAKRGDDGEVRKIVTQHPGLVHQRDERGATVLHHAAFGGHRAIAEFLIQQGAEINTRDGEFGATPAGWAIEYLREMGGFLAVELDDLAFAIERGDAIWVARLLRRFPALRRANNSDGTPFSQLAEQTGDPQITRLFRAAEHAGE
- a CDS encoding DUF2252 domain-containing protein, with product MKKDATRAVQRGAQHRKSVARTELGHWDAAQRTADPRKLLAKATRGRVAALIPLKNERMAASAFAFFRGAAPIMAFDLSLAPHTPIICQLCGDAHVQNLGAYEGDDGRLIFDINDFDETIRGPFEWDIKRMTTSILLAGDDAGVHKTGCHGAADIFLASYCSLMEQLARLPVLEAARFQVHRLHAVSSISEILRKAERSTPLHTREHLTEETARGRVFRNLPPVLHRVKGERKRVVLASLRRYRESLQPERQHFLARYKPLDVAFKVVGTGSVGMRDYVVYMEGNGADDPLFLQIKEETSSVYSPYLSANVIKTPNHGQRVVNGHRAMQLQSDPMLGYTRFEGRDYLVRQLNDHKATLDVTHLDEAGLQQYAEVCGELLARGHARSGDPGLIQGYIGKGRRFREAMLEFAHAYATQSRDDWEKFRAGLA
- a CDS encoding hybrid sensor histidine kinase/response regulator; this translates as MAAQIDAPKTIPDVPLPAEGQVQVQPQTGKPPVTILMVDDQPGKLLSYEVVLRDLGENLVKATSAREALDCLLKLDVAVVLLDVSMPEMDGFELADMMRQHPRFQMTPIIFVSAVHLTDVDRIRAYQSGAVDYISVPVVPDVLRAKVSVFAELHRTTRQLQQLNRELEARVAERSQALRVLNAQLQERVAELESIMKVLPVGVAVAQSPEGNEITTNAALREILNLGSTDKPIDQSFAAAGYIAYQHGRRLDAEEMPVQTSLRTMQPTGLTELELRRNGGLAKSLLASASPVFDEAGQVRGAVGAFFDITEQKRMEEILRERAELLELATEAIMVRDWSGRIHFWNSGAEALYGWSREEAIGQNAHVLLATRWPVSLDHMRETLRADSRWDGDLVHRCKDGREVVVACRQALTVSGGMVLEINRDITAQLRAEEALRRNDRLAAMGKLAGIVAHEINNPLAAITNAFFLLQNHPSLDTEARYYAQLAEQELARVSHITKQTLSFYRESQIAVPLHLSDLLKDVLELQHANLVSNNIRLETQYKVTGEVHGFPGELKQVFMNLVANAIQAMPQGGRLRIRVRNAIRRGEYLPGIVVSITDSGCGIRPEDARRLFEPFYTTKSTKGTGLGLWISRGIVEKHDGTLTFRSHFGAQGTATCFQIFLSTHKTA
- the mtgA gene encoding monofunctional biosynthetic peptidoglycan transglycosylase yields the protein MMLTVAPTSDIQTRLRIRRSSILRLVRWLGLGIAALWLLAALSLVALRWIDPPTTAVHMQRRIQSWTQSGAYNKRYRFIPLNQISPDLQHAVVAAEDARFYQHHGFDWSEIQKAAREDMEGERTRGASTITQQLVKNLFFGTGRSVIRKVAEATLVPVAELALGKQRILELYLNVVEWGPGFYGADAACRTDYRTSARGISRAQAARLAAILPAPLKRRPERMNSYSGIILKRMAQMGW